From Microbacterium invictum, the proteins below share one genomic window:
- the glmU gene encoding bifunctional UDP-N-acetylglucosamine diphosphorylase/glucosamine-1-phosphate N-acetyltransferase GlmU: MTNNTLDASLAVVILAAGQGTRMKSALPKVLHRIGGRPLVGHVLDTARDLGPAHVLVVVRHERDQVEGAVLGVSPEIVVVDQDEVPGTGRAVEVALERLGDFAGDVLVLSGDVPLLDHATLEALVADHRARGVAATVLSAVVEDPTGYGRIIRDTHGGVARIVEQKDATAAEAAVVEINAGVYVFRAPDLRTQLGRVGTDNAQGEKYLTDVIGLLRSDALAVAASIVDDVAITLGVNDRAQLAEAGRLLNARTVRRWQLAGATIQDPATTWIDVTATLAPDVTVLPNSHILRSTVVAAGAVIGPDTTLEDCEVGENATVRRTDATLAVIGAGATVGPFAYLRPGTNLAAGGKIGTFVETKNATIGEGSKVPHLSYIGDTTIGRHVNLGAGAITANYDDIAKHRTEIGDEVHTGSHNVFVAPVRIGDGAKTGAGAVVRKDVPAGALALSVAPQRNVEGWVEKNRPGTGAAHAATRARSAPKADDGS; encoded by the coding sequence ATGACGAACAACACCCTCGACGCCTCGCTGGCCGTGGTCATCCTCGCCGCGGGACAGGGCACACGCATGAAGTCCGCACTGCCCAAGGTGCTGCACCGCATCGGCGGGCGCCCGCTCGTCGGGCACGTGCTCGACACCGCCCGCGACCTCGGCCCCGCCCACGTGCTCGTGGTCGTCCGGCACGAACGCGACCAGGTCGAAGGCGCCGTCCTGGGCGTCTCGCCCGAGATCGTCGTCGTCGACCAGGACGAGGTGCCCGGCACCGGCCGCGCGGTCGAAGTCGCCCTCGAGCGTCTGGGCGACTTCGCCGGCGACGTGCTCGTGCTCTCCGGCGACGTCCCGCTGCTCGACCATGCCACCCTCGAGGCACTCGTCGCCGACCACCGGGCGCGCGGGGTGGCCGCCACGGTGCTCAGCGCCGTGGTCGAGGACCCGACCGGCTACGGCCGCATCATCCGCGACACCCACGGGGGCGTCGCCCGCATCGTCGAGCAGAAGGATGCCACCGCCGCCGAGGCCGCGGTCGTCGAGATCAACGCGGGTGTCTACGTCTTCCGCGCGCCCGACCTGCGCACCCAGCTCGGCCGTGTCGGCACCGACAACGCGCAGGGGGAGAAGTACCTGACCGACGTCATCGGACTGCTGCGATCCGACGCGCTCGCCGTCGCGGCATCCATCGTCGACGACGTCGCGATCACCCTCGGCGTCAACGACCGGGCACAGCTCGCCGAAGCCGGGCGCCTGCTGAACGCGCGCACCGTGCGCCGCTGGCAGCTCGCCGGCGCCACGATCCAGGACCCGGCCACCACCTGGATCGACGTCACGGCCACCCTCGCCCCCGACGTCACCGTGCTGCCGAACTCCCACATCCTGCGGTCCACAGTCGTCGCCGCCGGCGCCGTGATCGGGCCCGACACGACCCTCGAGGACTGCGAGGTCGGCGAGAACGCCACCGTCCGCCGCACCGACGCGACCCTCGCCGTCATCGGCGCCGGCGCCACCGTCGGCCCGTTCGCCTACCTGCGCCCGGGCACGAACCTCGCCGCCGGCGGCAAGATCGGCACGTTCGTGGAGACGAAGAACGCGACGATCGGCGAGGGCAGCAAGGTGCCGCACCTCTCGTACATCGGCGACACCACGATCGGCCGTCACGTGAACCTCGGCGCCGGGGCGATCACCGCCAACTACGACGACATCGCCAAGCACCGCACCGAGATCGGCGACGAGGTCCACACCGGCTCGCACAACGTCTTCGTCGCGCCCGTTAGGATCGGTGATGGCGCGAAGACCGGCGCCGGAGCGGTCGTCCGCAAGGATGTCCCCGCCGGTGCGCTGGCCCTCAGCGTCGCCCCTCAGCGCAATGTCGAGGGGTGGGTCGAGAAGAACCGACCGGGAACAGGTGCCGCTCACGCCGCCACCCGTGCTCGGTCCGCACCGAAGGCGGACGATGGGTCGTAA
- a CDS encoding ribose-phosphate diphosphokinase, whose amino-acid sequence MGRKKQHTVDLDTARGIAPGLVAKTKKRLVVATGSSHPGLAEDVAAALGTELVPTEHRTFASGEILTRFEVSIRGCDAFIIQSFGPPVNEWVMETLIMLDAAKRASAKRITVVAPYYPYSRQDKKGRGREPISARLVSDLFKTAGADRIMSVDLHAAQIQGFFDGPVDHLFAKPVLLEYFQRTLSDDDRAKLTVVSPDTGRVRVADQWSDSLDAPLAIIHKRRDPNVANQVTVNEIVGDVAGRVCLLVDDMIDTGGTIVKAAQALKANGAERVIVAATHAIFSDPATERLQDEAIDEVVVTDTVPIPDEKRFGALTVLPIAPLLARAIKEVFEDGSVTSMFDGAA is encoded by the coding sequence ATGGGTCGTAAGAAGCAGCACACGGTTGATCTCGACACGGCGCGCGGCATCGCGCCCGGGCTGGTGGCCAAGACCAAGAAGCGACTCGTCGTCGCGACGGGCAGCTCCCACCCCGGTCTCGCCGAGGACGTCGCGGCGGCGCTCGGCACCGAACTGGTCCCCACCGAGCACCGCACGTTCGCGTCGGGCGAGATCCTCACCCGCTTCGAGGTCTCGATCCGCGGATGCGACGCGTTCATCATCCAGTCGTTCGGCCCGCCGGTCAACGAGTGGGTCATGGAGACGTTGATCATGCTGGATGCCGCCAAGCGCGCCTCCGCGAAGCGGATCACCGTCGTCGCCCCGTACTACCCGTACTCGCGGCAGGACAAGAAGGGCCGCGGGCGCGAGCCGATCAGCGCGCGCCTGGTCTCCGATCTGTTCAAGACCGCCGGTGCCGACCGGATCATGAGCGTCGACCTGCACGCCGCCCAGATCCAGGGCTTCTTCGACGGCCCGGTGGACCACCTGTTCGCCAAGCCGGTGCTGCTCGAGTACTTCCAGCGCACCCTGAGCGATGACGACCGCGCGAAGCTGACGGTCGTGTCGCCCGACACCGGACGGGTGCGCGTCGCCGACCAGTGGTCGGACAGCCTCGACGCGCCGCTGGCGATCATCCACAAGCGCCGCGATCCCAACGTCGCCAACCAGGTCACCGTGAACGAGATCGTCGGTGACGTCGCGGGCCGGGTCTGCCTGCTGGTCGACGACATGATCGACACCGGCGGCACGATCGTCAAGGCCGCGCAGGCGCTGAAGGCGAACGGCGCCGAACGCGTCATCGTCGCGGCGACCCACGCCATCTTCAGCGACCCGGCCACCGAACGCCTGCAGGACGAGGCCATCGACGAGGTCGTGGTCACCGACACCGTCCCGATCCCCGATGAGAAGCGCTTCGGTGCGCTGACCGTGCTGCCCATCGCACCGCTGCTCGCACGCGCGATCAAGGAGGTCTTCGAGGACGGCTCGGTCACCAGCATGTTCGACGGCGCGGCGTAG
- a CDS encoding cation-translocating P-type ATPase: MTGALTDAKLTVERPFALEIDEVGDALGVSRAGLSADEAAERLGAAGPNVLPEPERIPGWRRFLGHFNDTLIYILLGAAAIKAVMGDWLDFSVIMAVAVINAIIGYVQEGRAEKALAGIRGMLSSEAGVLRDGAWATITAADVVPGDVVRLMPGDKVPADLRLTDAVQLRIDESALTGESVPSSKDTAPVAMDAGVGDRTSMAFSGTIVSAGQARGIVTGTGVHTEIGKIQTLVGGAGSLDTPLTKQLDTFGKVLTLVILGMAVVMLLIGRYLHGMPFADLISATIGFAVAAIPEGLPALVTITLAIGVQQMARRNAIVRKLPAVEALGSVTTVCSDKTGTLTKNEMTVRRIITPVAQYEVTGLGYDPEGAITAADGAAPGGDVAALLAVGTLCNDAHVVREADGAWTLVGEPTEGALKVVAIKGGASEAGMVRRGVVPFDSANKFMATLNESGEGARAILVKGAPDRLLERSLTQRSAAGAEPLDHAFWTAAIDELSGQGLRVLAAARKPTRADDVAIGDLIDLEFLGLWGILDPPRPEAIEAIADCHRAGIRVKMITGDHAGTALSISREMGLVPDGDVRVLTGTELEELTQEQLKTVVPEVDVYARTSPEHKIRIVRALQSRDEVVAMTGDGVNDAPALTRADIGIAMGIKGTEATKEAAEIVLADDNFATIRSAIREGRRIYDNLRKSVVFLLPTNGAQSLVILVAIVFGITLPLTPVQVLWVNMITAVTLSLALAYEPAERGIMDRPPRKAGGSIINLRELGFVLIVSLLIGGATLAVFGLALGAGHELAVARTEAVAMLALGQLAYLFNCRFMGRSSITVDVLRGNQVVWWSALALLVLQMLYTYVPWFNGLFDSRPLSFTAWLVPLAFSIVIFLAVEVLKAVRRRIGFAGRS, encoded by the coding sequence ATGACCGGAGCCCTGACGGACGCGAAACTGACAGTCGAGCGTCCGTTCGCGCTCGAGATCGACGAGGTCGGCGACGCGCTGGGCGTCTCGAGGGCGGGGCTGTCAGCCGACGAGGCCGCTGAGCGGCTGGGCGCCGCGGGACCCAACGTGCTGCCCGAGCCCGAGCGCATCCCGGGCTGGCGGCGCTTCCTCGGCCACTTCAACGACACGCTCATCTACATCCTCCTGGGCGCCGCGGCCATCAAGGCCGTCATGGGGGACTGGCTCGACTTCTCGGTGATCATGGCGGTCGCCGTCATCAACGCGATCATCGGGTACGTGCAGGAGGGCCGGGCGGAGAAGGCCCTGGCCGGCATCCGCGGCATGCTCTCCAGCGAAGCCGGCGTCCTCCGCGACGGGGCGTGGGCCACGATCACCGCCGCCGATGTGGTGCCCGGCGACGTGGTGCGCCTCATGCCCGGCGACAAGGTGCCCGCCGACCTGCGGCTCACCGACGCGGTCCAGCTGCGCATCGACGAATCGGCACTGACCGGGGAGTCCGTCCCCTCGTCGAAGGACACGGCGCCGGTGGCGATGGATGCCGGCGTCGGCGACCGCACGTCGATGGCCTTCTCGGGAACCATCGTGTCGGCCGGCCAGGCCCGTGGCATCGTGACCGGCACCGGTGTGCACACCGAGATCGGCAAGATCCAGACACTCGTGGGTGGGGCCGGATCCCTCGACACCCCGCTCACGAAGCAGCTCGACACCTTCGGCAAGGTCCTCACGCTCGTGATCCTCGGCATGGCCGTGGTGATGCTGCTGATCGGCCGCTACCTGCACGGCATGCCGTTCGCCGATCTCATCTCGGCCACCATCGGCTTCGCGGTCGCGGCGATTCCCGAGGGCCTGCCCGCCCTCGTGACCATCACGCTCGCCATCGGCGTGCAGCAGATGGCGCGGCGCAACGCCATCGTCCGCAAGCTCCCCGCCGTGGAGGCACTCGGCTCGGTGACGACGGTGTGCTCCGACAAGACCGGCACGCTCACCAAGAACGAGATGACGGTGCGGCGCATCATCACCCCCGTCGCCCAGTACGAGGTGACGGGGCTCGGTTACGATCCCGAGGGCGCGATCACGGCGGCGGACGGCGCCGCACCCGGCGGCGATGTGGCCGCTCTGCTCGCGGTCGGCACACTGTGCAACGATGCGCACGTGGTGCGCGAGGCGGACGGCGCCTGGACGCTCGTGGGCGAGCCGACCGAGGGTGCGCTGAAGGTCGTGGCGATCAAGGGCGGTGCCAGCGAGGCGGGCATGGTGCGCCGCGGTGTGGTGCCCTTCGACTCGGCGAACAAGTTCATGGCGACGCTCAACGAGTCCGGCGAGGGCGCGCGCGCCATCCTGGTCAAGGGCGCACCCGACCGGCTCCTGGAGCGGTCGCTCACCCAGCGCAGCGCCGCCGGCGCCGAGCCGCTCGACCACGCGTTCTGGACCGCGGCGATCGACGAGCTCAGCGGGCAGGGCCTGCGGGTGCTCGCCGCCGCGCGCAAGCCCACCCGTGCCGACGACGTCGCCATCGGCGACCTCATCGACCTCGAGTTCCTCGGGCTGTGGGGCATTCTCGACCCGCCGCGCCCCGAGGCGATCGAGGCGATCGCGGACTGCCATCGCGCCGGCATCCGGGTCAAGATGATCACCGGCGACCACGCAGGCACCGCACTGTCGATCAGCCGGGAGATGGGTCTGGTTCCCGACGGCGACGTGCGCGTGCTGACCGGCACCGAGCTGGAGGAGCTCACCCAGGAGCAGCTGAAGACGGTCGTGCCCGAGGTCGACGTCTACGCGCGCACGAGCCCCGAGCACAAGATCCGCATCGTGCGGGCACTGCAGTCGCGGGACGAGGTCGTCGCGATGACCGGCGACGGCGTCAACGACGCCCCGGCGCTCACGCGCGCCGACATCGGCATCGCGATGGGCATCAAGGGCACGGAGGCCACCAAGGAGGCGGCCGAGATCGTCCTGGCCGACGACAACTTCGCGACGATCCGCAGCGCCATCCGCGAGGGACGCCGTATCTACGACAACCTGCGCAAGTCGGTCGTGTTCCTGCTGCCGACCAACGGCGCGCAGTCGCTGGTGATCCTCGTCGCCATCGTGTTCGGCATCACGCTTCCGCTGACGCCCGTGCAGGTGCTGTGGGTCAATATGATCACGGCGGTCACGCTCTCGCTGGCACTGGCCTACGAGCCGGCCGAACGCGGCATCATGGACCGTCCGCCGCGCAAGGCGGGAGGGTCCATCATCAACCTGCGCGAGCTGGGCTTCGTGCTCATCGTGTCGCTGCTGATCGGCGGAGCGACCCTCGCCGTGTTCGGCCTCGCGCTCGGCGCCGGTCACGAACTGGCCGTGGCACGCACCGAGGCGGTCGCGATGCTGGCGCTGGGCCAGCTGGCCTACCTGTTCAACTGCCGCTTCATGGGGCGGTCGAGCATCACCGTCGACGTGCTCCGCGGCAACCAGGTCGTGTGGTGGTCGGCGCTCGCACTGCTGGTCCTGCAGATGCTGTACACCTACGTGCCGTGGTTCAACGGGCTGTTCGACTCGCGCCCGCTCTCGTTCACGGCGTGGCTGGTGCCGCTGGCGTTCTCGATCGTGATCTTCCTCGCCGTCGAGGTGCTCAAGGCGGTGCGTCGCCGCATCGGGTTCGCAGGCCGTTCATAG
- a CDS encoding FAD:protein FMN transferase, with translation MPAAPTGEQPRPWRFDAIGTAWEIAADAALPASVRDDVTAAIDAFDATWSRFRPESTVRALAEEPGTIPAPRDAAPMLDAYAALAAATGGAVNPLVGASLEHLGYDAEYSFRPRGARAAPDDWRRLLTWDHGMLTMSAPALIDVGALGKGRLVDIVLEIVTGAVPGGVAVDAGGDIAVRGRTERIALEHPFDRRRAVGVWEVTDVALCASATNRRAWGDGLHHVLDARTGQPVRTIAATWAVASTAMWADALATALFFDGGPRLAAERGVHWVRMTTDGRLEWSPGCTADLFVRPSSVKG, from the coding sequence ATGCCGGCGGCACCCACCGGCGAACAGCCGCGTCCGTGGCGGTTCGACGCCATCGGCACCGCGTGGGAGATCGCAGCCGACGCCGCGTTGCCCGCCTCCGTGCGTGACGACGTCACCGCGGCCATCGACGCCTTCGACGCCACCTGGTCACGATTCCGGCCGGAATCGACCGTCCGGGCCCTCGCGGAGGAGCCGGGCACGATTCCGGCACCGCGCGACGCCGCGCCGATGCTCGACGCCTACGCCGCCCTCGCAGCGGCGACCGGCGGCGCGGTGAACCCGCTCGTCGGGGCGTCGCTGGAGCACCTCGGCTACGACGCGGAGTACTCGTTCCGCCCGCGCGGCGCGCGCGCCGCCCCCGACGATTGGCGTCGCCTGCTCACATGGGACCACGGCATGCTGACCATGTCGGCGCCCGCGCTCATCGACGTCGGGGCGCTCGGCAAGGGCCGACTCGTCGACATCGTGCTCGAGATCGTGACCGGCGCCGTACCCGGCGGAGTCGCCGTCGACGCGGGCGGCGACATCGCCGTGCGCGGCCGGACCGAGCGTATCGCGCTGGAGCATCCTTTCGACCGGCGCCGTGCGGTCGGGGTGTGGGAGGTGACCGATGTCGCACTGTGCGCATCCGCGACGAACCGGCGCGCCTGGGGCGATGGCCTGCACCACGTCCTCGACGCGCGGACCGGGCAGCCCGTGCGCACGATCGCCGCGACGTGGGCGGTCGCGTCCACCGCGATGTGGGCCGATGCCCTCGCGACGGCGCTCTTCTTCGACGGCGGCCCCCGCCTCGCAGCAGAACGGGGCGTCCACTGGGTGCGGATGACCACCGACGGGCGGCTGGAATGGTCGCCGGGCTGCACCGCCGACCTGTTCGTGAGACCCAGTAGCGTAAAGGGATGA
- a CDS encoding FAD-dependent oxidoreductase, translating to MLGTLNSLWNRVFAIVGRYSMYRLVVFALGALAIIAFVLSFAALVGPAPGEMLAALAVLAAAGAGADVVTHRILHTAWRWEASLITTLILLFVLRPTLEPWGLVGLAVAAVAASLSKVLLAWQGRHVFNPAAVGAAVLTILSVWLPDLGSSSWWVGTPYLAGPVIVLGLIVLLRTEKVRVIAVFLVVAVAVAVVYAGVQYRSAGLEFDTWDVFWPILWSSPFLFLGAFMLSEPLTLPPRRWQQFTVAAVVGVLAGWPIVIGEVSLGQERALLVGNLVAVVFSLRTAVRLVLIDRETLTPTVRELSFRAERRFRFAAGQYLELEVPHPHPDARGTRREFSIVSAPEELPVVKIALREGSQSSYKKALAVVPPGAELSVTGVWGDFVLPARGDAPVLMVAAGIGVTPFVSQLRHLRLADQDRDVVFVYVASDAGELAFRADLEAAGIPVIVFTRDRPAGLPPHWQWAQGVRLDADGLLQVVPDIASRHAYISGPPGLIADLTPALERARSITTDAFSGY from the coding sequence ATGCTCGGCACGCTGAACTCGCTGTGGAATCGCGTGTTCGCGATCGTCGGACGGTACTCCATGTACCGGCTGGTGGTCTTCGCGCTCGGCGCGCTCGCGATCATCGCGTTCGTGCTGTCCTTCGCCGCCCTCGTGGGACCTGCGCCGGGGGAGATGCTGGCCGCACTGGCCGTGCTGGCGGCAGCCGGGGCCGGGGCCGACGTCGTCACGCACCGCATCCTGCACACGGCATGGCGGTGGGAGGCGTCGCTCATCACGACCCTGATCCTGCTGTTCGTGCTGCGCCCGACGCTCGAACCGTGGGGGCTGGTGGGACTCGCGGTCGCGGCCGTCGCCGCATCGCTGTCGAAGGTGCTGCTGGCCTGGCAGGGACGCCACGTCTTCAACCCTGCGGCCGTCGGCGCCGCCGTCCTGACGATCCTCAGCGTGTGGCTGCCCGACCTCGGCTCCTCCTCATGGTGGGTCGGCACGCCGTATCTGGCGGGGCCTGTCATCGTGCTCGGCCTGATCGTGCTGCTGCGCACCGAGAAGGTCCGCGTCATCGCGGTCTTCCTGGTCGTGGCCGTCGCCGTCGCCGTGGTCTACGCGGGCGTCCAGTACCGCAGCGCCGGGCTCGAGTTCGACACGTGGGACGTGTTCTGGCCCATTCTGTGGTCCTCGCCCTTCCTCTTCCTCGGGGCGTTCATGCTGTCCGAGCCCCTGACACTGCCACCGCGGCGCTGGCAGCAGTTCACCGTCGCGGCCGTCGTCGGCGTGCTCGCGGGCTGGCCGATCGTCATCGGCGAGGTCAGCCTCGGGCAGGAGCGCGCGCTGCTGGTGGGCAATCTCGTCGCCGTCGTCTTCTCCCTGCGCACCGCGGTGCGTCTCGTGCTCATCGACCGTGAGACGCTGACCCCGACCGTGCGCGAGCTGAGCTTCCGCGCCGAGCGCCGGTTCCGGTTCGCCGCCGGCCAGTACCTCGAGCTGGAGGTTCCCCACCCGCACCCCGACGCCCGCGGCACCCGGCGGGAGTTCAGCATCGTCTCGGCGCCCGAAGAGCTCCCGGTGGTGAAGATCGCGCTGCGCGAGGGCTCGCAGTCCAGCTACAAGAAGGCCCTCGCCGTCGTCCCGCCCGGCGCAGAGCTGTCGGTCACCGGCGTATGGGGCGACTTCGTGCTGCCCGCCCGCGGCGACGCGCCGGTGCTCATGGTCGCGGCCGGCATCGGGGTGACCCCGTTCGTGTCGCAGCTGCGCCACCTTCGTCTGGCCGACCAGGACCGCGACGTCGTGTTCGTGTATGTGGCCTCGGATGCCGGTGAGCTCGCCTTCCGCGCCGATCTCGAAGCCGCCGGCATCCCGGTCATCGTCTTCACGCGTGACCGTCCCGCCGGCCTGCCGCCGCACTGGCAGTGGGCGCAGGGTGTGCGACTCGATGCCGACGGCCTGCTGCAGGTGGTGCCCGACATCGCCTCGCGGCACGCGTACATCTCGGGCCCGCCCGGCCTGATCGCCGATCTGACCCCGGCGCTCGAGCGTGCCCGGTCCATCACGACCGACGCGTTCTCGGGCTACTGA
- a CDS encoding ATP-binding protein, with product MTAAPPTPQRRRRRRRWSLQTRLIVTVVSIVSLILIAIGLATGAILRTMMDESLTAQVKATAATVHVGPVSTAEDVLAGSWQEPGTLLIIGGLSTTTGAYVNADREVVPLSDADVADILARVTHDGISTIPVPGTGDHRVLVESRPGFFAMVGLPTSELTKMVGQIITTVALLTVGGLLVLAAVIALVIRHSLRPLHAVADTATRVAALPMAEGSVSIAERVPADEADDRTEIGRVGAALNTLLDHVDTSLAARQRNEERMRAFVADASHELRTPLASIRGYSELSLRAMAHTDAATAADTTEQSLERIQAQSLRMSALVEDLLLLARLDEGTELVYSSVDLTRLTIDAVADARAAGPDHEWALDVGDEPVVVAGDSARLQQVVTNLLANARVHTPAGTHVSATVTLDAGQAVVRVHDDGPGIAPAIADSLFERFTRADASRARKTGGTGLGLSIAQAIVSGHHGAISVESTPGSTTFEVRLPARPPEPAPGAEAQ from the coding sequence GTGACCGCGGCACCCCCCACCCCGCAGCGCCGCCGGCGGAGACGCCGCTGGAGCCTGCAGACGCGACTGATCGTCACCGTGGTCTCGATCGTCTCGCTCATCCTCATCGCGATCGGCCTGGCGACCGGAGCCATCCTGCGCACGATGATGGACGAGAGCCTGACCGCCCAGGTGAAGGCCACCGCCGCCACCGTCCATGTGGGCCCGGTGTCCACGGCCGAAGACGTGCTCGCGGGCAGCTGGCAGGAGCCCGGCACGCTGCTGATCATCGGCGGGCTCAGCACCACCACCGGCGCCTACGTGAACGCAGACCGCGAGGTCGTGCCGCTGTCGGATGCCGACGTCGCCGACATCCTCGCCCGCGTCACCCACGACGGCATCTCCACCATCCCGGTGCCCGGCACGGGAGACCATCGCGTCCTCGTCGAGAGCCGCCCCGGGTTCTTCGCGATGGTGGGGCTGCCGACGTCGGAACTCACCAAGATGGTCGGGCAGATCATCACCACCGTCGCCCTGCTGACCGTCGGCGGCCTCCTGGTGCTGGCGGCCGTCATCGCCCTGGTCATCCGCCACTCGCTGCGGCCGCTGCACGCCGTGGCCGATACGGCCACCCGCGTCGCCGCACTGCCGATGGCCGAGGGCTCGGTGTCGATCGCCGAGCGGGTGCCGGCGGACGAAGCCGACGACCGCACCGAGATCGGCCGGGTGGGCGCGGCGCTGAACACCCTGCTCGACCACGTCGACACCTCGCTGGCCGCACGCCAGCGCAACGAGGAGCGGATGCGCGCGTTCGTGGCCGACGCGAGCCATGAGCTGCGTACTCCCCTGGCATCCATCCGTGGGTATTCCGAGCTGTCGCTGCGGGCGATGGCACACACCGATGCCGCCACCGCGGCCGACACGACCGAGCAGTCGCTCGAGCGGATCCAGGCGCAGTCGCTGCGCATGTCGGCGCTGGTCGAGGACCTGCTGCTGCTGGCCCGGCTCGACGAAGGCACCGAGCTCGTGTATTCGTCGGTCGATCTCACCCGTCTCACGATCGATGCGGTGGCCGACGCGCGCGCGGCCGGGCCCGATCACGAATGGGCGCTCGACGTCGGCGATGAGCCGGTCGTCGTCGCCGGCGACAGTGCGCGCCTGCAGCAGGTCGTCACCAACCTGCTCGCCAACGCACGCGTGCACACTCCCGCGGGGACGCATGTCTCCGCCACGGTGACGCTCGACGCCGGGCAGGCGGTCGTGCGCGTGCACGACGACGGACCGGGAATCGCGCCCGCGATCGCCGATTCGCTGTTCGAACGCTTCACCCGCGCCGATGCCTCCCGCGCGCGAAAGACCGGCGGCACCGGGCTCGGCCTGTCGATCGCGCAGGCGATCGTGAGCGGCCACCACGGCGCCATCTCCGTCGAGAGCACCCCCGGGTCGACCACCTTCGAGGTGCGCCTGCCGGCGCGGCCACCCGAGCCCGCGCCCGGGGCCGAGGCTCAGTAG
- a CDS encoding response regulator transcription factor, giving the protein MTTVSPTLQRPDGAPLRVLVVDDEQMLTDLLSMALRMEGWTVRTAGSGYEALDVVKDFGPDAVVLDIMMPDLDGMSVLHRLRHADNDVPVLFLTAKDGVADRVAGLTAGGDDYVTKPFSLEEVVARLRGLMRRAGTATTGGDDPVLRVGDLTLNEDSHEVERSGAQIELTATEFELLRYLMRNPRRVLSKAQILDRVWSYDFGGRSSVVELYISYLRKKIDAGREPLIHTVRGVGYMIKAPQ; this is encoded by the coding sequence ATGACCACCGTCTCCCCCACCCTCCAGCGTCCGGACGGCGCGCCGCTGCGCGTGCTCGTCGTCGATGACGAGCAGATGCTCACCGACCTGCTGTCGATGGCGTTGCGCATGGAGGGCTGGACGGTGCGGACCGCCGGCTCCGGATACGAGGCGCTCGATGTGGTGAAGGATTTCGGTCCGGATGCCGTGGTGCTCGACATCATGATGCCCGACCTCGACGGCATGAGCGTTCTGCACCGTCTGCGGCACGCGGACAACGACGTGCCCGTCCTCTTCCTCACTGCGAAGGACGGTGTCGCCGACCGCGTCGCCGGTCTCACCGCCGGCGGTGACGACTATGTGACCAAGCCGTTCAGCCTCGAAGAGGTCGTGGCCCGACTGCGCGGGCTGATGCGCCGCGCGGGCACCGCCACCACCGGCGGCGACGACCCCGTGCTGCGTGTGGGCGACCTCACGCTGAACGAGGACTCGCACGAGGTCGAGCGCAGCGGCGCGCAGATCGAGCTCACGGCGACCGAGTTCGAGTTGCTGCGCTACCTGATGCGCAACCCGCGCCGTGTGCTGTCGAAGGCCCAGATCCTCGACCGGGTCTGGAGCTACGACTTCGGCGGCCGCTCCAGCGTCGTCGAGCTGTACATCTCGTACCTGCGCAAGAAGATCGACGCCGGGCGCGAGCCGCTCATCCACACCGTCCGCGGTGTCGGATACATGATCAAAGCGCCGCAGTGA
- a CDS encoding NAD-dependent epimerase/dehydratase family protein — MARILYLGGTGVISAACVARSAAQGHDVTVLNRGSGSRRLPDGVHELVADLRDRDAVRTAVGGDEFDTVAQFVAYTADHVQQDLDLFEGRTGQYVFISSASAYQKPPQRLPVTESTPLRNPFWHYSRDKIAAEDLLVTAYRDRGLPITIVRPSHTYDDTKIPTMGAWTDIARMRAGRPVVVHGDGTTPWTLTHADDFAVGFTGILGHPDAIGEAFTITGSHAPTWNQIYSWLADAAGVAAPDLVHVASDTIAVFAPDLGPGLVGDKSHAALFDTGKLRALVPDFGTTITFDEGARRIVAWYDAHPHAQRIDADRDAAFDRIASHARSAG, encoded by the coding sequence ATGGCACGCATCCTCTATCTCGGCGGCACCGGCGTCATCAGCGCGGCGTGCGTCGCCCGCTCGGCCGCCCAGGGTCACGACGTCACGGTGCTCAACCGGGGCTCCGGCAGCCGCCGGCTGCCCGACGGCGTCCACGAGCTCGTCGCCGACCTCCGCGACCGCGACGCCGTGCGCACGGCCGTCGGCGGTGACGAGTTCGACACCGTCGCGCAGTTCGTGGCCTACACCGCCGACCACGTGCAGCAGGACCTCGACCTGTTCGAGGGTCGCACCGGGCAGTATGTCTTCATCAGCTCGGCCTCCGCCTACCAGAAGCCGCCGCAGCGGCTGCCCGTCACCGAGTCGACGCCGCTGCGCAATCCGTTCTGGCACTACTCGCGCGACAAGATCGCCGCCGAGGACCTCCTCGTGACCGCGTACCGCGATCGCGGCCTGCCGATCACGATCGTGCGCCCCTCGCACACGTATGACGACACCAAGATCCCCACGATGGGCGCCTGGACCGACATCGCGCGGATGCGGGCGGGACGCCCCGTCGTCGTCCACGGCGACGGCACGACCCCGTGGACCCTCACCCACGCCGACGACTTCGCCGTGGGCTTCACCGGGATCCTCGGCCACCCCGACGCGATCGGCGAAGCCTTCACGATCACCGGCTCGCACGCGCCGACGTGGAATCAGATCTACTCGTGGCTGGCCGATGCCGCGGGCGTGGCCGCACCGGACCTCGTGCACGTGGCCTCCGACACCATCGCCGTGTTCGCCCCCGACCTCGGTCCGGGCCTCGTCGGCGACAAGTCCCATGCCGCCCTGTTCGACACCGGCAAGCTGCGCGCGCTGGTGCCCGATTTCGGCACGACGATCACCTTCGACGAGGGCGCCCGCCGGATCGTCGCCTGGTACGACGCGCATCCTCACGCCCAGCGCATCGACGCCGACCGCGACGCGGCGTTCGACCGCATCGCGTCCCACGCCCGCTCAGCGGGCTGA